In Streptomyces capitiformicae, one genomic interval encodes:
- a CDS encoding transposase codes for MTQDIVTTATVLAASGSPQALTPSGQAVAFLAENFDTGSIDTVLKRVKVSATPITVHVICDNLSAHKAPVVHKWLLAHPRFELHFTPTYSSWINQVERWFAELERRCLERGVFCSLDELKTALEDWIKTWNEDARPFKWAKTADQIIDRICRYCGSPDQDTSSAAPVRRSRRSLQSPPHRSQSLGRAPAPQPGRSGSSDKVLSF; via the coding sequence ATCACCCAGGACATCGTCACTACCGCCACCGTCCTCGCGGCGAGCGGCTCCCCCCAGGCGCTGACACCGTCCGGCCAGGCCGTCGCCTTCCTGGCGGAAAACTTCGACACCGGCTCCATCGACACCGTACTGAAGCGTGTGAAAGTGAGCGCTACGCCCATCACAGTCCACGTGATCTGCGACAACCTCTCCGCCCACAAGGCGCCGGTGGTGCACAAGTGGCTGCTGGCACACCCCCGGTTCGAGCTGCACTTCACGCCCACGTACTCGTCATGGATCAACCAGGTCGAGCGGTGGTTCGCCGAACTGGAACGGCGCTGCCTCGAACGCGGCGTGTTCTGCTCCCTCGACGAGCTCAAGACTGCACTTGAAGACTGGATCAAGACCTGGAACGAGGACGCCCGGCCGTTCAAGTGGGCCAAGACGGCCGACCAGATCATCGACCGTATCTGCCGCTACTGCGGATCTCCGGACCAGGACACTAGTTCGGCCGCCCCAGTTCGGCGCTCTCGAAGGTCGTTGCAGTCTCCGCCGCATCGATCCCAAAGTTTGGGGAGAGCGCCTGCACCGCAGCCTGGTCGATCGGGTAGTTCGGACAAGGTCTTGAGCTTCTAA
- a CDS encoding TolB-like translocation protein, which yields MSKFSARKATAWPDGVSAWGEPLAARTVAVVTMSWVMRPAASEDVKSGWGGAGYRLTDITNNDLSGRELCDPAFWRDDTTLVCGLQQLTLTSDYSSVAETKELVPANDRSNSTPVPSPDGKSFAFLSSGEGGTVTLFKGDLDSPVAQPVKVADLEPPLDGSDDHRETLVRWN from the coding sequence GTGTCGAAGTTTTCCGCCAGGAAGGCGACGGCCTGGCCGGACGGTGTCAGCGCCTGGGGGGAGCCGCTCGCCGCGAGGACGGTGGCGGTAGTGACGATGTCCTGGGTGATGAGACCAGCGGCCTCGGAGGACGTGAAGTCGGGCTGGGGCGGCGCTGGCTACAGGCTGACCGACATCACCAATAACGACCTGAGCGGCCGGGAGCTTTGTGATCCGGCGTTCTGGCGCGACGACACAACCCTGGTGTGCGGCTTGCAGCAGCTCACCCTCACATCCGATTACTCCTCCGTCGCGGAGACCAAGGAACTGGTCCCCGCCAACGACCGCAGCAACAGCACCCCGGTACCTTCACCGGACGGCAAGAGCTTCGCTTTCCTCTCCAGCGGCGAGGGTGGCACCGTCACGCTCTTCAAGGGCGACCTGGACTCCCCCGTCGCCCAGCCCGTGAAGGTCGCGGACCTGGAGCCGCCCCTTGACGGCTCCGACGACCACCGGGAAACGCTGGTCCGCTGGAACTGA